One Acropora palmata chromosome 2, jaAcrPala1.3, whole genome shotgun sequence genomic window carries:
- the LOC141874557 gene encoding uncharacterized protein LOC141874557 produces MIEELLRRFARENFGHANYVPVLHGHSETAKPLSLIFKRKRSIWKRPFAKDEMIILPGLENFVSSDCEKEYLEAVKLKVIEEQVIEKGKTAPVERKKEFGFDFGHVGGIKLSADDNVGDLLLGRVREEYILDPDLRGILSSAVLDADKMIPYQDQDLFLITSVVYSENFEFVDERVRKMEFEGGLKLPLEFSEVLKSKLHGNYKQTLTPPGVAKRNVWGPILYSHCRVQYSQKTKKLEITKGKFVGKCKPTRHMTVDQELQDDSDSDYEDNKIDDVDDENGQIPDVVVADDIFLDDFTDQDMRNIEGIYKNVLMKTKSREKQKALVKKYLGWFENLLADDKILLNEPLTSNDCLFLRSLLVSALPGQDTLDFTEVKRAEIHGCGFILKLLDELSDEEWKELGIPSN; encoded by the exons ATGATTGAGGAACTACTTCGCAGGTTTGCCCGAGAGAACTTTGGCCATGCTAACTATGTGCCAGTTTTGCATGGACATTCAGAGACAGCAAAGCCTTTGTCCCTGATATTCAAACGAAAAAGATCAATATGGAAACGTCCTTTTGCGAAAGATGAAATGATCATTCTCCCTGGCCTGGAAAACTTTGTTTCCAGCGATTGTGAAAAAGAGTATCTGGAAGCCGTTAAATTAAAAGTTATTGAAGAGCAAGTGATAGAGAAGGGGAAAACTGCTCCAGTGGAAAG GAAAAAAgaatttggttttgattttgggCACGTTGGAGGGATAAAACTGTCTGCCGACGACAACGTGGGAGACCTCCTACTTGGCAGAGTTCGCGAGGAATATATATTAGATCCAGACCTTCGTGGAATACTTTCTTCCGCAGTCCTGGACGCTGATAAGATGATCCCTTATCAAGATCAAGACCTGTTTCTTATAACCTCCGTAGTTTACAGTGAAAATTTTGAGTTTGTGGATGAAAGGGTGCGAAAG ATGGAATTCGAAGGTGGCCTTAAACTTCCATTGGAGTTCTCAGAGGTTCTGAAATCCAAACTCCACGGTAACTACAAACAAACGTTAACTCCTCCGGGGGTGGCAAAAAGGAACGTGTGGGGACCAATTCTTTACAGCCATTGTCGTGTTCAGTAcagtcaaaaaacaaaaaaactggaGATCACGAAGGGAAAGTTTGTCGGCAAGTGTAAACCAACGCGACATATGACTGTCGATCAGGAATTGCAAGATGACTCTGATTCTGATTACGAagacaataaaattgatgatgttgatgacgAGAATGGACAGATTCCAGATGTTGTGGTTGCAGACGACATTTTTCTAG ATGATTTCACTGACCAGGACATGAGGAATATTGAGGGCATATACAAGAACGTGTTGATGAAAACGAAGAGCCGAGAGAAGCAAAAAGCGCTGGTCAAAAAGTACCTGGGATGG TTTGAAAACTTGTTGGCAGACGATAAGATTTTACTGAATGAACCACTGACCAGCAACGATTGCTTATTTCTGCGAAGCTTGCTTGTATCTGCATTGCCAGGTCAAGACACGCTTGATTTCACAGAAGTGAAGAGAGCAGAAATTCATGGATGtggatttattttgaaattgcttGATG